A window of Rubricoccus marinus contains these coding sequences:
- the sufD gene encoding Fe-S cluster assembly protein SufD — MLDVTTRPDLFGQAAEEFDRAFSGDGAPRPFADLRAKSRQHFEALGLPTKKLEAWKYTDLRPALKEDYQFAAGDGTSTFAPEAIDAFAIPGLDAARLVVVNGAVVDALSDLSALGEGVTVGSLREAAQENGAVIAEYFGKFTETDQNAFAALNSAFDLDGFFVHVAKGVEVKTPIHVIHLVEGDQPTFVQTRHLVVVEDNARVRIVESYVASGETPQFGNHLVEIAAGPGSAVRHVRIQDEGSHAHAITTTNVYQDRDSDVHTHTFTFDTGLVRNNTTAVLGGPGGNHTVGGLYILHGEQHVDTSTLIDHEAPACESNELFKGICYDKTTGVFNGKVFVARPAQQTNAYQQSQGVILSPDARHFSKPELEIYADDVKCSHGSTTGAIDPEALFYLRARGLSLSDARALLLYAFAHDVVAELENEPLQEFLDARISERLT; from the coding sequence ATGCTAGACGTCACGACCCGCCCCGATCTTTTTGGCCAGGCTGCCGAGGAGTTCGACCGCGCCTTTTCCGGCGACGGGGCCCCTCGCCCTTTTGCAGACCTGCGCGCCAAATCGCGCCAGCACTTCGAGGCGCTCGGCCTGCCGACCAAGAAGCTGGAGGCCTGGAAGTACACCGACCTCCGCCCCGCTCTCAAAGAGGACTACCAGTTCGCCGCTGGCGACGGCACGAGCACCTTCGCGCCAGAGGCCATCGACGCCTTCGCGATCCCGGGGCTCGACGCGGCACGTCTCGTCGTCGTCAACGGCGCGGTGGTGGACGCTCTCTCCGACTTGTCGGCTCTCGGTGAGGGCGTGACGGTGGGCAGCCTGCGCGAGGCGGCGCAGGAGAATGGCGCCGTGATCGCCGAGTACTTCGGCAAGTTCACCGAGACGGACCAGAACGCGTTTGCCGCGCTCAACTCGGCCTTCGACCTGGACGGCTTTTTTGTCCACGTCGCCAAGGGCGTCGAGGTGAAAACGCCGATCCACGTGATCCACCTGGTGGAGGGCGACCAGCCGACGTTTGTCCAGACCCGCCACTTGGTGGTCGTGGAGGACAACGCTCGCGTGCGGATCGTGGAGAGCTACGTAGCCTCTGGCGAGACGCCGCAGTTCGGCAACCACCTGGTCGAGATCGCGGCCGGCCCCGGCTCCGCCGTGCGGCACGTGCGGATCCAGGACGAGGGCAGCCACGCGCACGCGATCACCACGACGAACGTCTACCAGGACCGCGACTCGGACGTGCACACGCACACGTTCACGTTCGACACCGGGCTCGTGCGCAACAACACGACGGCCGTATTGGGCGGCCCGGGTGGCAACCACACCGTTGGCGGCCTGTATATCCTGCACGGTGAGCAGCATGTCGACACGAGCACGCTCATCGACCACGAGGCGCCCGCCTGCGAGAGCAACGAGCTGTTCAAGGGCATCTGCTACGACAAGACGACCGGTGTCTTCAACGGCAAGGTCTTCGTCGCACGCCCCGCGCAGCAGACCAACGCGTACCAGCAGAGCCAGGGCGTCATCCTCTCGCCCGACGCGCGGCACTTTTCCAAGCCCGAGTTGGAGATCTACGCCGACGACGTGAAGTGCTCCCACGGATCCACGACCGGCGCCATCGACCCGGAGGCGCTGTTCTACCTCCGCGCCAGAGGCCTCTCCCTCTCGGACGCCCGCGCGCTGCTCCTCTACGCCTTCGCGCACGACGTCGTCGCGGAGTTGGAGAACGAGCCGCTCCAGGAGTTCCTCGACGCGCGCATCTCCGAGCGCCTGACCTAA